The Euphorbia lathyris chromosome 4, ddEupLath1.1, whole genome shotgun sequence genomic interval ATACATCAGTTCTTAGCCGAAAGGGCTTTGGATTTGTCGGCTTTGGTTTCTTCAGCTTCAGGGATTGAGCATTGGAAGCAGGTGCAGCAGAGTTTTCTTTAGACTGCTTACTTTTCGCTATAGTGGTCTGTTTCATGTTCAATACatcaacaaatcagaaactcGAAAACATTGCAAATATACACAACAGCAGTTATGATAATCTAGTATACCTTTTGATTTCCCTTTGGATCATGTTTGCTAAGAACTTTATGTTCTGTGTAGATTGTCTTAACACCTGATTCTctgcaaaaagaaaaactaCTGATAAGTGAAGGTATTATTTAACACTGATAGGATCTTGCGAAAAGGAAGAAAACGATACGAGTTTCTAACCTGTTATCATCAGAGGCTAAAGCATTCTCCTTATCATCACTCTCCATGGCTTCACTTTCCTTTCCCTTGTCATCTACCTCTATGATTTCGCCAGGAGGTTGAAATTCGCAAACATTACCATCTCCATAATTCAACAGGGGATTTGAATCAATTCTACTAGCATCTGACAGACCATCAACATTATTCTCATCGGATGGTGGTCTTGAGATTTCATCACCACTAGAAGTTATAGAACAAACTTCAGGAgaagtgttctttgttttctCCACAATCTCCGTTTCATTGACATCATTTTCAACCCTTGTCCGACACATATGATACATATGATCATGGTTTTTCGATAAGTTGTTtgcttttctatttttctcCAAACACTTAGAAGATTTGGCAGGCTGGACCTTGTCCTTTTGAGAAAGTAGACCATCAAAAACTCGGCTTTTAACCTCTCGTCTTCTGAATTGTTTTTGAGAAGTGTCTGAAGGCAATGCTCTATCATATCCCAAAACTTGGTTCTTCCGATTGGTGATCTCAAGCTTCTTCACCCCAGCACACAAGCTCTTTGAAGGTTTAGGTTTATTCATTTCCATTGAATTCTTTGTTCTCACTCCCTTCTTTGGCGAATCATATACCAAAGTTTTTGCTACTAGTCTACTATTTGAACCTTCATTGTCTGCTGCTTTCTGGTTCCTAACACTTGGATGTGTTTCTGGATTTTCCAACTGCTTCTTCGATCGTGGAGTAGTCAAAGCCTTGGCTATAAGAGAAGCCTGCTTAGCCTTAGTATTTGGGGTTGCATTTTGCTTAGAAAGAGGTTTAACTTTCACCTTGGTCTCAACTATTCTTTTAGATATTGAAGAAATCAGAGCCATTCGTGTTATCCGTGACCTCGAAGGTTTTGCAGGAACCGTGCGAGGGCATTTCGCATCGAGACTAAGGCAGAGAAAGCAGTAAACGATATTAGTTAAACATAATTACAAGTATAAAGAGAAGAAACACCTATATTGTTATAATTAAAAGCCCTATATACATACCCTGAATTTTTTCTGCAAAGTGCTCTTCGGTGACGTATATTGGGACTTCTTGCAGCCATAACCTGCAGGATTCGATATCTTATTCCCAGAATCTAAATATGCTAAGCTATAAAAACCAAGAACTTGACTAATAAATTCTTATAACTAACCCGGAGAACGAAATTTTTGTAGATTGTTTCAGAGTCCATTTCTTCCTCATGTTTTTGGTCACATCCTGGAAAAAACAGAATCATCATATAATTGAGGAACTCAAAAAATAGAATTACAAGAGTGTATGCATATTCATATATTGAAAATAACAAATCAGAAAATTCATCTAACTAGAAGATGAAATCTAACAAATCAGATTAATGTATCATAGAATGGCATAGGCAAGGATCCAAGAGAGAGTGAGACAGACAGGGGCGGAGCGAAAAAGGGTCACGAAATGTCTGTAGACCCTCCTCCCCGTCTCGGtaagaaataaaaacaattaaagTTTACACTAAAATGTATACTTTCTGCTGGATTTGGCATCAGCAATGGAAGTGACTCAAAGTCTAAATGTATACTTTCTGCTGGATTTGGCATCAGCAACGGAAGTGACTCAATTTTCTGCTGTGATTCGGGTAAATTATACCTATAACCTCTCAACATTATTGTCTTTTCTTTTGTTATGATTCTAAACTTTAAAACCGAATATGATTACCCTAAACTTTGCATTTTTATCTACTTAATGATCCTTTTAGTGTTCATCAAGTCAAAATGATCAATGGTGACTTCAAATTGAAAGCTAATTGAAGAAACCCTAAACATTTTACTCCAAAATTTCACAAATTTTAAGTCACAACTCACAACTACAAGCAGATAAAAAGAAAGCTAATTGTAGAAACTCAAAAAAGTAAGACCAAAAATCGCATTTTGATAAGCAAATTTTGAAGAAGAAACTCACCAACTCGCAAGCAGAACCAGGAACGATCATCTCCAGGTTCATAGAGATCTGGTGCGGTGAGGTCGACAAACTTGGGTGCTTGAATTTTTTCATAGAATTCTTCTCCATTATCTTCTTCGCCATTGATGATCAAACACTCAAAGTCGTCCATTAGGTTACGTGGAAGAAGACAGAATTAGAGAGAGAGGGAGTGGAATTCAGAGAAGGAGCGTGGATGCTTGTTGAATTGAACTGGAATTGAGAAAACCAAGACGAGATTATTATATTCTTACTTCACTCGAAATAGCCGTTGGGAGAAATTGTGTGCTCGGACAAGCTGGTCATAGTAACGGGCCTAAGGGTAGTTTTGTAAATAACTTCATCGGTTTATTCCTGTGTCTCTTCGAATTTTTGGGACCGGGCATGACCCGAACTAACCGGACTATTTGCTTTTTGTCATTTCGTGAGCTAAAGCAACTTTTTTGGTACGGACAAATGAATAATCTTGAAACAGTGACACCTCCTATTTTtaggttaaataatttattagttcctcttttttacttaacacaccatttagtttttctattttaaaaaatatattataaaatttaatcttttgtttttttggtagaaaaggaaaagaaaaacgaaacaACAAACTatccaggaattagcctagggaagctaaccccaatcctatcttctaagagaagatgagagatgaaactaggggaaacaggaagggtagtaacgcctaacgtcccttcatggcccgccgccgccaagcgatcagcaacacgattctgctctctaaaaatgtgtctgaactctacgaactcaaaggaggagcaaagccttataatagctttgatgaggttgcgactgttaagacccatagaatgattctcagaaatcattttgattgcttccaaattatcagactccacagagagcctcttaacacccagccttttagcaagattgattccagtaagaatagcccagagctccgcagaaaaggaagaacccaaccctaaattctgggagaacccagaaagccagacgccccctacatctctaagcacacctccagccgcaatcttaccgttactgaggcaggaaccatcagtattcagcttcacaaccccctctcttggcctgctccatcccacgagatggacatcacaacactgagaggctctggcaagggactctcttttgaaactatcgataatagagaaaagttttttcgagaagaaatcagctaagtttgtcataaaaacagttttatctccaaaaatctcctcgtttctccatttccaaacttggtgacagataatagcaaagaaaatgtcaccatgctccatgtatggaagcaactttcctctaacaccatcagagaaccagtcgacctcagaatgtgccatgaaggaagagaaaatatggtgtgggagaattttcctccaaacctctttactattagagcaatctctaagagcatggcacaaagtctcaacatgacctctgcatctactgcaagctccagaatcagtcaagtgccttctgtgcctatccgaattagtaagaagcctgtccttaacacccagccacaggaaactcctaatacggaaaggaactttaagggtccaaatcgacttccacacatccgagggaggatcagatctaaagagagagaaagcttcaaaagccgatttgcaagaataaactccattgttagtcagcgcccaacagtgcctatccaagtcttcctcttgattactcaccttcactccccgcattctaaggagagtctcaaggctaaagaaagtatcaaactttgaccagatccagtccccttccgagtcaaccacatcggcaatcctccagttgcgtatatcactaggcgggggggaagaacacacctcaattaacggtttatccccaatccagttatcaaaccagaaactaatggacttaccattccccacctccaggccaactcccgagcagaactcatcaaacacagcactaagtcctttccagaggaaggaacaattagcaactctctctttcgggcccccgaagattttgtctttccgatacttaccacaaaggaggcgaacccaaagagaggaggggttttgccacatacgccaaaggagtttcattaataaaactttattattgtcctttgctttcctaatacccagacccccagaatctttaggctggcaaacctcactccaaggcacaagatggatcttcctgccctccgcagcttccccccacaggaacctacggttaatcttgtcaagatcattaagcacaggatccggaagcttacaagcctgcatgatgtgattgggagcagcacaattaacagattgaattaacgtgaggcggccagcgagagacagagtcttggctttccaagtggcacacttcgaattagctttatccaaagtctctttgaaggagcctttagacacacgctcactatggaggggaacgcccagatacttcccaagagaatcagtaagaggaa includes:
- the LOC136225757 gene encoding uncharacterized protein; this encodes MDDFECLIINGEEDNGEEFYEKIQAPKFVDLTAPDLYEPGDDRSWFCLRVGCDQKHEEEMDSETIYKNFVLRVMAARSPNIRHRRALCRKNSGLDAKCPRTVPAKPSRSRITRMALISSISKRIVETKVKVKPLSKQNATPNTKAKQASLIAKALTTPRSKKQLENPETHPSVRNQKAADNEGSNSRLVAKTLVYDSPKKGVRTKNSMEMNKPKPSKSLCAGVKKLEITNRKNQVLGYDRALPSDTSQKQFRRREVKSRVFDGLLSQKDKVQPAKSSKCLEKNRKANNLSKNHDHMYHMCRTRVENDVNETEIVEKTKNTSPEVCSITSSGDEISRPPSDENNVDGLSDASRIDSNPLLNYGDGNVCEFQPPGEIIEVDDKGKESEAMESDDKENALASDDNRESGVKTIYTEHKVLSKHDPKGNQKTTIAKSKQSKENSAAPASNAQSLKLKKPKPTNPKPFRLRTDERGILKEATTEKKLGRMRPLSEIAAVPKLTIVASFEKHHYALLRDAKCMEQNENHDRQRQDQQPQNRSCRMKIAKERTGQKTTLTQQRHTICSKQKLVSTTTKSENILRRSKLPSVRQVCSRNQMRSSSMLKTGQLGTIKERIPTIVKGRSAMKAREIGGASSLATKASVYPATSRRSNTIAKEPRRLV